GCCCTTTGTGTCGAGCAGATTCGCAGCAAAGCGTTTGGCTGCTTCTTCATAACTGGTGTTGGGTTCGGCCCAGTCAGAGTTTTGTTTCGCCTCCCTCAGTGCTTTCTGTATATACTCCTGGATTCGCTCTTTGAAATTGTCTTCATCCTGGCCCGGCATAGGGAAAGTGCCGAGCAGGGTTTGATAGATCAGATATTCATCATTTAAGTCAGGCGAGCCCGATGGTTTAACGCTTTTGTTAAGGTCAAGCCATTCTTCAACGTTCTTAAGCCATTCGTCGGGGATGTTACTTAACACATTTAACCGTGCCCTTACATCTTCTCCTCTTTTGGTATCGTGAGTGGATGTTGCATTCATGGAGAGAGGCCAGTTCTGTTGCCTTTGTATCATTTTGGTGTGAAACTCATCCTGCGTCATACCAAATGCTTCCGGTGAATCGCCTACTTCATTATGAACAATAAAGCGGTTGTACGTATACATCAGGGTATCTTCAACTCCCTTTGCCATTAGAGGACCGCTAAACTGCATACAACGCTGATAGAAGTTTAAGGCCCTGGAGTTGTATTCAGTGTCTCCTTCTTTTGGCCTGTCAAGAAGGCTTTCTTCAAGTAGCTTAACGGCCGCCGTCAGCGCCGGCTTTTCGGAGCTGATACGACTGAATACTTTCCGGATAGCTTCTTCCTCTTTTCTATTTAATGGGAATGAATTTCCATAGTAGCGATAGACCGGACATTGAATAATGAATTCGCCTATGGTCCTTTTCAGGTCACCATCATGAATATGACGGGCGGATGTTCTTTTGAAAAGATCGGAGCTTAACAAAAGATTGTAGAGATTGTCAAGTTCCCCACCCATGTGCTGGTAAAGTATATACGCCTTTTTCGCATAAATCTGTTCCTGCACTTCGCTGCCTTCACCGATCAAATCGCTGTAAAAGCCGGTAAACTGCTTTTCACTCTTTTTAGAAGTGAAAAGATTATTTACTAAAGCCAGAAAGTCGTATCCTGTATTCCCCTGGATAGGCCAGTCCTGCGGGATCTCTTCCCCAGGTTCCAGTATTTTTTCGACCGTAACGTAAGTTTGATCTCCTACCAGTTCCCGTAACTGCTTCAGGTAAGTAGCGGGGTCAAAGAGGCCGTCAATATGGTCCACCCTGAGACCCGTAAAGATTCCCTTATCTACTAACGATTTGATATACTGATGATAAGTATTGAAAACTTCCGGATGTTGTATGTTAAGGCATATCAGGCCATTTACTGTAAAAAAGCGCCTGAAGGTTATATGTGTATCTGTTTCCTGCCAATTGCAGAGGCGGTATATCTGTTCTTCCGCCAGCTTCATTACCGTTTCGCTGCTGTCGTTTATTTTATTCAGACGATCTGTTATATAACTCCCAATAGTGTCGTTTTTCATTAAAGCAGATAGCTGAAGAAGAAATTCGTTCCAACCGTCAGCGTATTGCCGGGTATCTTCTATCTGATGGATCGAATGCATCTGAGAAAGAAGCTGTTGCAAGCCTTCCAATGGTTCATCTTCCCCTCCGCTTAATATGGTCGGATAAGAACGGGGGGTCAGGGGATATATGGAGTCATAGTAATTAAAAACAAATCTTCCATCTTTATATTCCACTTTCAGTTCCTTTTTATCGATGACATCTTCAAGGGACGAGCCCAGGAAAGGAACCATTATCCGGCCGCTGTATAATTCGCTGCTAAGGGCGGTATCAAAAAAAGAGGCATATAAAGACTGCGGACCTTTTTCAAGAACATCCATTAACCAGGTATTGTGAGGCGAGAAGGCCATATGATTGGGTACGATATCCTGAAGCCATCCCATGCCCTGCGCTTTCAGTCGCTTACTCAAATCTTTTAGCTGCTCTTCGGTTCCTATTTCTGGGTTTATTATGTGAGGGTCGAGTGTATCGTAGCCGTGCGAGCTTCCTGAAGTTGACTTGAACACCGGAGATGCATACACAGTGCGTATTCCTAACTTCTGTAAATACGGTACAATGCGTTCGAAATCAATAAAAGTAAATTCTTTATGAAATTGTAAACGGTATGTAGAAACAGGGCTTGCCGACATAGTGTTAAAATATTCAGGTTCTAAAAATGCAAATAAACATATTCCAGCATTTACAACCGAATCTCAAAGGCCTTGTTTTTGGTAACAGGAAATAAAAGCTAAGGATATTCCGGCAAACCGGATGTTTAAAGTAGATCTCGCACAAGACTAACTGCGTAGCTGTCCATTCCTAAAAAAAGTTTACATAAGAAAGTTTTCAAAGAACAAGAAAATGAGTATTAAAAATGAATTACCCCGGAAGGGAAAATTGGGAAAAGAATCGAATCATTCTGATAGTTTCAGGATTCAGGTGGCGTTAGAATATTTAGATGGCGACTATAGCCAGGCACAGGTTGAAAAAAAATACGGATTACCAGAAAGAAGTGTTTATCGTTTTGTAAATTGGTATAACGATAACCAGAAAGAGCTTATGCAAGACCAACCGGTAGAAGCACAGGAAGCTTCGTTTACTTCAAAGGAACTGGCTGCGCTTGAAAAGAAGCTATCCCTTACAGAGATGAAGATCGCAGCCCTTGAAAAAGTCATTGCTATGGCCAACGAAGAATACCGGACAGATCTTAAAAAAAAAGCTGTTACCAGGTGATGGCCGAACTGCGGGGAACACGCAAACATTATAGCTTAGCCAATCTTTGCGCGGCATTTGGTTATACCAGGCAGGCCTGGTATAACTATTTAAAAAGATCAGAACTTCAGATTTTTCAGGAGCATATTGTATTGCAGAAAATTAAAGAGATTAGAAAGGAACTGCCTAAAACCGGCTGTATCAAACTTTACAAAGAGCTCAATAATGGTTTTTTGCAGGACTTAGGGATAGCAATGGGCAGAGATGCTGTATTTGACCTGGTTAGAGAGAATGGGATGCTTGTCAAATCCAGCAAAAGGCATGTGTGTACTACCAATTCCTATCACAGGTATAGAATTCATCCTGATCTGGTGCAACGAAGGCATCCACAGCACGCTGAAGAAATATGGGTGAGTGACATTACTTACATTACCACCATGTCCGGATTCAACTACCTGTCTTTAGTAACAGATGCGTACTCAAGAAAAATAACAGGGTACTTTCTGTCAGTAAACCTCAAAGCTGAAGGATGTATAAAAGCACTCGATCAGGCACTAGCTGCAAGGATATATCCTGAAAACACATTAATACATCACTCGGACAGGGGCACGCAGTATTGTTGTGATGATTATGTGTCCAAACTCAGGCAAAGGGATATCCAGATCAGTATGACACAAACCGGCAGCCCCTATGACAATGCCATCGCAGAGCGTATTAACGGAATACTTAAAACAGAATTTGATCTTTATAAAACCTTCAAATCTCATAGCCAGGCAAACGCAGCAGTGGATAAGGCCATCTTTAATTATAACAACCTGAGGTTACATGCAAGTTGCAGCTACCAGACTCCAGAACATACCCATAATCAAGAAAAAACAAATCAAATCACCTTAAATTAAAGTTATGTAAACAAATAACAGAAAGAAAACTTAACATTGTAAACCCAACACAGTAATAATAACTTTTGCTGTAAACACAGAGTAGTAACAACATTTCTTATTGTAAACTTATTCCAGTATAGGACAAGCTATTCCTGGATAAGACATGCGTCTGAAATAGCGCGCACCTCGACCGCACTTTTAACGCACTTTGTTCGCACCTTGTTCGCTCGCCAGCGAATAATATGCGAATAAAGTGCTATTCATCTCCCTCTCAGGACTGAGTTATGAGTTGAGCACTTCTTAAACGGGTCTGGATCGCAGTGTAGCAGCATGTCTCATATTCATGATGTTTATAATCAGGGTATAAACTGCTGCGCATCATTTTTTCAGGGAGCGTTATCTTTTATAATTGCAGTACAGTATAACTAATAATTGAAAAGATGGCTGAATTAATAAACAAATTCCTTGACAAGGTCAGGGATATTCTGGAAGGACTGGACTAAGAGAGCCGATGACGGGGATCGAACCTGCGACCTACGCGTTACGAGTGCGTTGCTCTACCAACTGAGCTACATCGGCATGTGCTAAACGAGCAGTCAAATGTAGCAATTGTGTTGAATATTTAAAATTCGGCACAAAAGCTTTTATTCGAGCACCAGCACCGACTCAGGCCGCAGTGTGATAGTTTCTCCAGGGCTGAATTCTTCGGGAAAGTCAGTTTTACCCTTCCATTCGGTATCGCTGGAATGGATTATCTTCTTCCAGCTTTCCTTTGTCTCAGGTATCATAATCTGCTGTTCTTTTTCAGAGAAGTTCATCAGACAGACTATCATATGGTTTTCAAACCAGCGGTGTAATACCAGCGTTTCTGTCGTCTCGTCGCAAGAGACTCTCATTTCTTTCCGTCCCGAATTTTTAAGTACAGGGTGCGTTTTACGAAGGCTGATTAACTTTTTATAAAAGTTCAACACCGTTTTATGAGGTTCCTCTTCGATCAGATGCCACTGAAGTTTCGATTCCTGGAAAGTTTCTTCAGATATCGGATCGGGAGCTTCGCCCCGGCCATGAAATGCTGCGAATTCTTCTTTCCTTCCTTCTCTCACGCTTTCCGCCAGCTGCGGGTCAGTGTGGCTCACAAAGTAGAGGAACGGGTGAGGTTCTACCCATTCTTCTCCCATAAAGAGCATAGGTAGGTAAGGGCTTAGCAGAACTGCGCCAGCTACGAGCTTTTTCATTTCAAAGCTGAGCAGTGAATTAATCCGTTCGCCATACATGCGGTTACCAACCTGGTCGTGGTTTTGTGAAAATACAATAAACTGGCTGCCTGGGTTATTTTCTGCTTTTATACCAAAGAACTTCTTTCGGTGTCTGGAGA
The window above is part of the Arcticibacter tournemirensis genome. Proteins encoded here:
- a CDS encoding helix-turn-helix domain-containing protein; translation: MSIKNELPRKGKLGKESNHSDSFRIQVALEYLDGDYSQAQVEKKYGLPERSVYRFVNWYNDNQKELMQDQPVEAQEASFTSKELAALEKKLSLTEMKIAALEKVIAMANEEYRTDLKKKAVTR
- a CDS encoding IS3 family transposase, with amino-acid sequence MAELRGTRKHYSLANLCAAFGYTRQAWYNYLKRSELQIFQEHIVLQKIKEIRKELPKTGCIKLYKELNNGFLQDLGIAMGRDAVFDLVRENGMLVKSSKRHVCTTNSYHRYRIHPDLVQRRHPQHAEEIWVSDITYITTMSGFNYLSLVTDAYSRKITGYFLSVNLKAEGCIKALDQALAARIYPENTLIHHSDRGTQYCCDDYVSKLRQRDIQISMTQTGSPYDNAIAERINGILKTEFDLYKTFKSHSQANAAVDKAIFNYNNLRLHASCSYQTPEHTHNQEKTNQITLN